Proteins from one Lachnospiraceae bacterium KGMB03038 genomic window:
- a CDS encoding type III pantothenate kinase, with product MLLVIDVGNTNITLGIFREEELLGTFRMTTKLPRTSDEYGITLRELVERHGISSADINAVIVASVVPDIMHSLGSALIKYFGIKPIVVSAGIKTGISIQMENPRQVGSDRIVDAVAAYTLHGGPVIVIDFGTATTYDLVGPKGTFEAAVTAPGIRTSAEAMWGKAAMLPAIEIKTPDSILAKETVSGMQAGLIFGQVGQTEYIVRKMKEASGYTDAKVIASGGLGKMIAKETDIIDVYDSQLTLKGLRMIYEKNKR from the coding sequence ATGCTGTTAGTGATCGATGTGGGAAATACGAATATTACGCTGGGAATTTTTCGAGAGGAAGAGCTTCTTGGAACATTCCGCATGACGACAAAACTGCCAAGGACATCAGATGAATATGGGATTACATTAAGGGAATTGGTAGAGCGCCATGGTATTTCCAGCGCGGATATCAACGCGGTGATCGTGGCGTCCGTGGTGCCGGATATCATGCATTCACTGGGAAGCGCGCTGATCAAATATTTTGGGATCAAACCGATCGTAGTATCAGCCGGGATCAAGACGGGAATCAGTATTCAGATGGAGAATCCAAGACAGGTTGGATCGGACCGGATCGTAGATGCGGTGGCGGCGTATACGCTTCATGGAGGCCCGGTGATCGTGATTGATTTTGGAACGGCTACCACTTACGATCTGGTAGGCCCAAAAGGAACCTTCGAGGCGGCAGTGACAGCGCCGGGAATCCGTACTTCCGCTGAGGCTATGTGGGGGAAAGCAGCAATGCTTCCGGCTATTGAGATAAAGACCCCAGATTCTATCTTGGCAAAAGAAACGGTATCCGGCATGCAGGCAGGCCTCATATTCGGACAGGTAGGACAGACAGAATATATCGTCCGAAAAATGAAAGAAGCCTCCGGGTATACAGACGCTAAAGTCATAGCCAGCGGAGGACTTGGGAAAATGATCGCCAAAGAGACAGACATTATCGACGTATATGATTCGCAGCTGACACTGAAGGGGCTTCGGATGATATATGAGAAGAATAAACGTTAA
- the dusB gene encoding tRNA dihydrouridine synthase DusB yields MNIGNVKLNNPYILAPMAGVTDLPFRLLCREQGAGLLCMEMISAKALIYKNRNTKLLLEIHPEEFPVSLQLFGSEPDVICEAARQIEHLPFQILDINMGCPVPKIVKNGEGSALMNQPKLVHQIVKTLVQAIDKPVTVKIRKGFDDQHVNAVEIAKIIEDAGAAAVAVHGRTREQYYSGKADWEIIARVKEAVSIPVIGNGDVTSGEAALELRRQTGCDGVMVGRGAQGNPWIFSELAEYERTGKMPERPGLDEIREMMLRHARLQIQYKGEYLGIREMRKHVSWYTKGLPGSAKLREAINRTESYEELKELLSEKIH; encoded by the coding sequence TTGAACATCGGAAATGTAAAGTTGAATAACCCGTATATCCTTGCCCCGATGGCAGGGGTTACGGATCTGCCGTTCCGGCTGCTGTGCAGGGAGCAGGGAGCGGGTCTTTTATGTATGGAGATGATCAGCGCCAAGGCGTTGATCTATAAAAATAGGAATACAAAGCTGCTGCTTGAGATCCATCCGGAGGAATTCCCGGTTTCTCTGCAGCTTTTTGGATCGGAACCGGATGTGATCTGCGAGGCGGCACGGCAGATCGAACATCTGCCTTTTCAGATCCTGGACATTAATATGGGCTGCCCCGTACCCAAGATTGTTAAAAATGGGGAAGGTTCCGCGCTTATGAACCAGCCTAAACTGGTCCATCAAATCGTGAAAACGCTGGTGCAGGCCATTGATAAACCGGTGACAGTCAAGATCCGCAAGGGATTTGACGACCAGCATGTCAATGCGGTTGAGATCGCCAAGATCATTGAGGATGCGGGAGCTGCCGCAGTGGCTGTGCATGGAAGGACCAGAGAGCAGTATTATTCTGGAAAAGCAGACTGGGAGATCATTGCGAGAGTGAAAGAGGCGGTATCAATTCCGGTCATTGGCAACGGCGACGTTACTTCTGGGGAAGCTGCTTTAGAGTTGCGGCGCCAGACCGGCTGCGACGGGGTTATGGTCGGCCGGGGCGCTCAGGGCAATCCCTGGATCTTTTCAGAACTGGCAGAATATGAAAGAACAGGGAAAATGCCAGAGAGGCCGGGACTGGATGAGATCCGGGAAATGATGCTCCGCCACGCAAGGCTTCAGATTCAATATAAGGGAGAATATCTGGGAATCCGGGAAATGCGCAAGCACGTGTCCTGGTATACGAAAGGGCTGCCAGGTTCCGCTAAGCTCAGGGAGGCCATTAACCGGACGGAATCCTATGAGGAATTGAAAGAGCTCTTGTCCGAAAAAATCCACTGA
- the greA gene encoding transcription elongation factor GreA: METKKRLLTYAGLKALEDELENLKVVKRKEVAGKIKEAREQGDLSENAEYDAAKDEQRDIEARIEELEGILKNAEVVVEDEVDFDKINVGCTVKVHDVTFEEDMEFKIVGSTEANSLEGKISNESPVGQALMGKMAGDVVDVETQAGTMQYKVLEISRSM; encoded by the coding sequence ATGGAAACGAAAAAGAGATTACTTACTTATGCAGGACTGAAAGCGCTGGAGGATGAGCTGGAGAACCTGAAGGTAGTAAAGAGAAAGGAAGTTGCCGGCAAGATCAAAGAAGCAAGAGAGCAGGGCGATCTGTCGGAAAACGCTGAGTACGATGCGGCAAAAGACGAGCAGCGGGATATTGAAGCCCGGATCGAGGAACTGGAAGGAATTCTGAAAAACGCGGAAGTTGTTGTAGAAGACGAAGTTGATTTTGATAAAATTAATGTAGGATGTACGGTAAAAGTACATGACGTGACCTTTGAAGAGGATATGGAGTTTAAGATTGTCGGCTCAACAGAGGCAAATAGTCTGGAAGGCAAGATCTCCAATGAATCTCCAGTAGGCCAGGCGCTGATGGGTAAAATGGCAGGCGATGTAGTAGACGTAGAGACCCAGGCCGGGACAATGCAGTACAAAGTCCTGGAGATCAGCCGTTCCATGTAA
- the lysS gene encoding lysine--tRNA ligase produces the protein MGEQQKKAQEPDLNQLRKVRREKLADLQENGKNPFLITSYDVTCHAADVKENYEEMEGKHVSLAGRVMQKRVMGKASFCNILDQTGNIQSYVARDSVGEDVYKDFKKLDIGDIIGLEGEVFKTKTGEISIHASKITLLSKSLQILPEKYHGLTNTDMRYRQRYVDLIMNPEARDTFIKRSRIISAIRRYLDGEGFLEVETPMLVSNAGGAAARPFETHFNALGEDFKLRISLELYLKRLIVGGLEKVYEIGRVFRNEGLDTRHNPEFTLMELYQAYTDYHGMMDLTENLYRHVAQEVLGTTTISYNGVEMDLGKPFERITMVEAVKKYTGIDWNEVKTTEDAKKLADEHKIEYEERHKKGDILSKFFEEYVEEHLIQPTFVMDHPIEISPLTKKKPEDPEYVERFEFFMNGWEMANAYSELNDPIDQRERFKAQEELLAQGDEEANTTDEDFLNALEIGMPPTGGIGFGIDRMCMLLTDSAAIRDVLLFPTMKSQGAAKNAANNEAQVEKTVATEEKPAEKIDFSNVKIEPLFEEMVDFDTFSKSDFRAVKIKECEAVPKSKKLLKFVLDDGTGTDRVILSGIHDYYEPEELVGKTAIAIVNLPPRKMMGIDSCGMLISAIHEEDGKEGLNFLMVDDRIPAGAKLY, from the coding sequence GTGGGCGAACAGCAGAAGAAAGCACAGGAACCAGATTTAAATCAGTTAAGGAAAGTGCGCCGGGAGAAACTGGCAGATTTACAGGAAAATGGGAAAAATCCGTTTCTTATCACCAGTTACGACGTAACCTGCCATGCGGCAGATGTAAAAGAGAATTATGAAGAAATGGAAGGCAAGCACGTGTCATTGGCGGGCCGTGTTATGCAGAAACGAGTGATGGGCAAAGCTTCCTTCTGTAATATCCTGGATCAGACAGGCAATATCCAGTCTTACGTGGCAAGAGACAGCGTTGGAGAAGATGTTTATAAAGATTTTAAAAAGTTGGATATCGGTGATATCATCGGGCTGGAAGGCGAAGTCTTTAAGACAAAGACAGGGGAGATATCCATCCATGCCTCAAAGATCACTCTTTTATCCAAAAGCCTGCAGATCCTTCCGGAAAAATATCATGGTCTGACCAATACGGATATGCGTTACCGTCAGAGGTATGTAGACCTGATCATGAATCCAGAAGCCAGAGATACATTCATCAAACGTTCCCGTATCATCAGTGCGATCCGGAGATATCTGGACGGAGAAGGGTTCCTGGAAGTGGAGACTCCTATGCTGGTCAGCAATGCGGGAGGCGCTGCCGCGCGTCCGTTTGAGACACATTTTAATGCTCTGGGAGAGGACTTTAAACTGCGGATTTCTCTGGAATTATATCTGAAACGTCTGATCGTAGGCGGGCTGGAGAAAGTATACGAAATCGGCCGGGTATTCCGTAATGAGGGGCTGGATACCAGACATAATCCTGAATTTACCCTGATGGAGCTGTATCAGGCATATACCGATTACCACGGCATGATGGATCTGACGGAAAATCTGTACCGCCATGTGGCTCAGGAAGTTCTGGGAACCACTACCATCAGCTATAATGGCGTAGAAATGGATCTGGGCAAGCCTTTTGAGCGGATCACCATGGTTGAAGCGGTGAAAAAATATACAGGCATCGACTGGAATGAAGTAAAAACGACAGAAGACGCAAAGAAACTGGCGGACGAGCATAAGATCGAGTACGAAGAGCGCCACAAAAAAGGCGATATCCTGAGCAAATTCTTTGAAGAATATGTAGAGGAACATTTGATCCAGCCTACATTTGTAATGGATCATCCGATCGAGATATCTCCGCTTACCAAGAAGAAACCAGAGGACCCGGAATATGTAGAGCGTTTCGAGTTCTTCATGAACGGATGGGAGATGGCCAATGCTTACTCTGAGCTGAACGATCCTATCGATCAGAGAGAGCGCTTTAAGGCGCAGGAAGAACTGCTGGCCCAGGGAGACGAGGAAGCCAACACCACAGACGAAGATTTCCTCAACGCCCTGGAGATTGGGATGCCGCCCACAGGCGGAATCGGTTTTGGCATCGACCGGATGTGTATGCTGCTGACAGACAGCGCGGCTATCCGTGACGTGCTGTTATTCCCGACAATGAAGTCACAGGGCGCAGCAAAGAACGCTGCGAATAACGAAGCACAGGTTGAAAAAACTGTTGCAACGGAAGAAAAGCCGGCTGAAAAAATTGATTTTTCCAATGTGAAAATCGAGCCGCTTTTTGAGGAAATGGTTGATTTCGACACTTTCAGCAAATCAGATTTCCGGGCAGTCAAGATCAAAGAATGTGAGGCGGTACCAAAGAGTAAGAAACTCTTAAAGTTCGTTCTGGACGATGGTACAGGAACAGACCGAGTGATCTTAAGCGGAATCCATGATTATTATGAGCCGGAAGAATTGGTAGGAAAAACGGCCATCGCTATCGTCAATCTGCCGCCAAGGAAGATGATGGGAATTGATTCCTGCGGAATGTTGATCTCAGCGATCCATGAAGAAGACGGAAAAGAAGGATTGAATTTCTTGATGGTAGACGACCGGATTCCGGCGGGAGCAAAATTGTATTAA
- a CDS encoding HIRAN domain-containing protein, with protein sequence MSKIYFTLTGTKYYLGNGFLKRGMKLELEKEPDNDYDKEAIQVKMKGLGKIGYVANSPYTVIGESRSAGRLYDKIGDTAAAKVVLITPGGVLCKVCKKSLAEGCKNEKKNESDVQ encoded by the coding sequence ATGTCAAAGATTTATTTCACATTAACGGGGACGAAGTATTATCTGGGAAATGGATTTCTGAAGCGGGGAATGAAGCTGGAGCTGGAAAAAGAGCCGGACAACGACTATGATAAGGAAGCGATCCAGGTGAAAATGAAAGGCCTTGGCAAGATTGGCTATGTGGCAAACAGTCCATATACTGTGATCGGGGAATCCAGAAGCGCCGGCCGCCTGTATGATAAGATAGGAGATACCGCGGCGGCAAAGGTTGTTTTGATAACGCCAGGCGGCGTGCTGTGCAAAGTATGTAAGAAGAGCCTGGCAGAGGGCTGTAAAAATGAGAAGAAAAACGAAAGTGATGTACAATAA
- a CDS encoding WYL domain-containing protein → MPKGANQKFKLYRLAQIMLERTDEEHYITMPEIIAALGEFEITADRKSIYQDLRDLEVLGIEVEGEPVGKGYHYHVTDRPFELPELKLLVDVIQSSKFITEKKTNALIRKLEKLVSRYEAVSLQRQVYVSGRIKTMNESIYYTVDAIHNAISENKKIRFQYYQWNTKKEMELRRNGAYYHISPWGLSWDDENYYLVGYDSEAGQIRHYRVDKMLHIQMTEEAREGKEHFQKLDMADYAKKSFGMFGGKEQDVKLLVENSLAGVIIDRFGKSVMMIPADDEHFTVNVTVLVSSQFLGWIFSLGEKVKILGPDEVVEEMRREGERLARQYGE, encoded by the coding sequence ATGCCAAAGGGAGCGAACCAGAAGTTCAAATTATACCGCCTTGCGCAGATCATGCTGGAGCGGACAGATGAGGAGCATTATATCACCATGCCGGAGATCATAGCCGCCCTTGGAGAATTCGAGATCACGGCAGACCGGAAGAGCATCTACCAGGATCTCCGGGATCTGGAGGTGTTGGGAATAGAAGTGGAGGGAGAACCGGTTGGAAAAGGATATCACTATCATGTGACGGACCGGCCTTTTGAACTGCCGGAACTGAAACTTCTGGTGGATGTCATCCAGTCCTCCAAGTTTATCACGGAAAAGAAGACCAACGCCCTGATCCGCAAGCTGGAGAAGCTGGTCAGCAGATATGAGGCGGTAAGCCTGCAGCGTCAGGTGTATGTGTCGGGACGGATCAAAACCATGAATGAGAGTATCTACTATACGGTGGATGCCATTCATAACGCGATTTCCGAAAATAAGAAGATCCGGTTCCAGTATTACCAATGGAACACGAAAAAAGAGATGGAGCTTCGGCGGAATGGGGCGTATTATCACATCAGTCCCTGGGGCTTGTCCTGGGACGATGAAAACTATTATTTGGTGGGCTATGATTCGGAGGCTGGACAGATCCGGCATTACCGGGTAGATAAGATGCTCCATATTCAGATGACGGAGGAAGCAAGAGAGGGAAAGGAACATTTTCAGAAACTGGATATGGCGGATTACGCAAAGAAGAGTTTCGGCATGTTTGGCGGTAAAGAGCAGGACGTCAAGCTGCTGGTGGAGAACAGCCTTGCGGGAGTGATCATTGACCGGTTTGGCAAATCTGTCATGATGATACCGGCAGATGATGAGCATTTTACAGTAAACGTGACGGTTCTGGTCAGCAGTCAGTTCCTGGGATGGATCTTTTCGCTGGGAGAAAAAGTGAAGATCCTGGGACCGGATGAGGTAGTAGAAGAGATGCGGCGGGAAGGAGAGCGCCTGGCGCGGCAGTATGGGGAATAA
- a CDS encoding DeoR/GlpR transcriptional regulator codes for MVALERQKYIINYLKEHQVASTKRLGELMNVSLSTVRRDLSDLEDQGMLMKTHGGVKRAEAASSILYHDTKWTPKPDSALKDKEGIARKASEFINSNDIIFIGAGMTCNLLCKYITESGKSNITVVTTNITAVMELASNPQVSVLLLGGNIHTETNHIETIGEYTSDALAKLYFDKVFFTVDGVDLHYGYSIINRAQLPLYGYLFQNTRQSFLLANTGKFDRRTFTYLCNLDEVNTVIVNSDVPQAYLEYYKEKGIEVYMV; via the coding sequence ATGGTAGCACTTGAGAGGCAGAAATACATTATCAATTATTTAAAAGAACATCAGGTCGCTTCAACAAAACGGCTGGGTGAGCTGATGAACGTATCTCTTTCCACTGTCAGACGGGATCTGAGCGACCTGGAAGATCAGGGGATGCTGATGAAGACTCACGGCGGTGTGAAACGTGCTGAGGCCGCTTCCTCTATCCTTTATCACGATACGAAGTGGACGCCTAAACCGGACAGCGCTCTGAAAGACAAGGAAGGCATCGCAAGAAAGGCTTCTGAATTTATCAATTCCAATGATATTATATTTATTGGGGCCGGCATGACCTGCAATCTTCTCTGCAAATATATTACAGAAAGCGGCAAATCAAACATCACCGTCGTCACCACCAATATTACGGCTGTCATGGAACTGGCCTCGAATCCGCAGGTTTCTGTATTGCTCTTGGGCGGCAATATCCACACAGAGACAAACCACATCGAAACCATCGGGGAATATACCTCCGATGCGCTGGCAAAGCTGTATTTTGACAAAGTATTCTTCACGGTAGACGGGGTGGATCTTCATTATGGATATTCCATCATCAACCGGGCGCAGCTTCCGTTGTATGGGTATTTGTTCCAGAACACACGGCAGTCATTCCTTCTTGCCAACACAGGCAAATTCGACCGGAGGACCTTCACCTATCTCTGCAATTTGGACGAAGTGAACACGGTGATCGTAAATTCCGATGTTCCCCAGGCGTATCTGGAGTATTACAAGGAGAAGGGAATTGAAGTTTATATGGTTTAG
- the deoC gene encoding deoxyribose-phosphate aldolase — MTHKEILSKVDHTLLAQTSTWEQIKEICDDAAKYETASVCIPPCYVKKAKAYAGETIKICTVIGFPNGNSTAETKVFETQNAIENGADEIDMVINIGALKDKDYGFVRDEICAVKKACGQHILKVIIETCLLTEDEKIKMCELVTQAGADFIKTSTGFSTGGATFDDVALFAKHVGPDVQIKAAGGISSFADAEKFVELGASRLGTSRLVKIEKNQS, encoded by the coding sequence ATGACACACAAAGAAATCTTATCAAAAGTAGATCACACACTTTTAGCTCAGACCTCTACATGGGAGCAGATCAAAGAAATCTGCGATGATGCCGCCAAATACGAGACCGCATCTGTCTGCATCCCTCCCTGTTATGTTAAAAAAGCTAAAGCATATGCTGGAGAAACTATAAAAATCTGTACCGTGATCGGTTTCCCCAATGGTAATTCCACTGCGGAAACAAAGGTATTCGAGACTCAGAACGCCATCGAAAACGGCGCGGATGAAATTGATATGGTCATCAATATCGGCGCGCTGAAAGATAAGGATTATGGATTCGTCCGAGATGAGATCTGTGCTGTCAAAAAAGCCTGTGGACAGCATATCTTAAAAGTGATCATTGAAACTTGTCTTCTGACAGAAGATGAGAAAATAAAAATGTGCGAGCTTGTCACCCAGGCCGGCGCGGACTTTATCAAAACATCTACCGGTTTTTCCACCGGCGGAGCAACTTTTGACGATGTAGCGCTTTTCGCCAAACACGTAGGTCCGGATGTACAGATCAAAGCCGCGGGAGGAATCTCTTCTTTCGCGGACGCCGAGAAATTCGTTGAGCTGGGTGCTTCCAGGCTTGGAACCAGCAGGCTGGTCAAGATTGAAAAAAATCAGTCGTAA
- a CDS encoding substrate-binding domain-containing protein produces MQKKSSTAKLRSKILSIALVFVLVLGLAACGSSDDSGSDSEGGSDESFSVGFALRTTNGAYYATIGDIITEQCEELGWECTVLDANDDTTTELENMETLTASGVDLIFLDCVDPSAATASQQVAYDAGIPVINLDSGVDDMSMQVTTVYSNNEQNGLAVGQYYAATLDEGFEISAVLLSGNTGSIAGTQRRDGMIAGIIMERTGCTEEEAWAAAEEMEASLVSSGKASNEEAKFTITGQGWGNWTIDEGLVAAEDLITANPDVNLVMAENDPMLIGAMTALDNAGITYGTDGTAQLISAADGSKDGYDAIKEGKILAIGENSPVKIAELGMQIAQEILVDGEDPESYDDITMTEAAAVTAENVDEHYDYGF; encoded by the coding sequence ATGCAAAAGAAATCATCAACTGCAAAACTGAGAAGCAAGATCTTGTCAATCGCATTAGTGTTTGTGCTTGTTCTGGGACTTGCGGCCTGTGGTTCATCCGACGATTCCGGTTCGGATTCGGAAGGAGGCTCTGATGAGAGCTTTTCCGTTGGATTTGCGCTGAGAACTACCAACGGCGCTTATTACGCGACCATCGGCGACATCATTACAGAACAGTGTGAAGAACTGGGCTGGGAGTGCACAGTGCTGGATGCAAACGACGACACAACAACAGAATTGGAGAACATGGAAACTTTGACCGCTTCCGGTGTTGATCTGATCTTCCTGGATTGTGTAGATCCAAGCGCGGCTACGGCAAGCCAGCAGGTTGCTTACGATGCGGGAATCCCAGTGATCAATCTGGACTCTGGCGTAGATGATATGAGTATGCAGGTTACTACCGTATATTCAAACAATGAGCAGAACGGACTTGCGGTAGGGCAGTATTATGCGGCGACTCTGGACGAGGGCTTTGAGATCAGCGCGGTTCTTTTGAGCGGAAACACAGGATCTATTGCCGGAACTCAGAGAAGAGACGGTATGATCGCTGGAATCATCATGGAGCGGACAGGATGTACGGAAGAAGAAGCCTGGGCGGCTGCTGAAGAGATGGAAGCTTCTCTCGTCAGCTCAGGAAAAGCTTCTAATGAAGAAGCTAAGTTTACCATTACCGGTCAGGGATGGGGCAACTGGACTATCGATGAAGGTCTGGTTGCGGCGGAAGACCTGATCACAGCAAATCCAGATGTGAACCTTGTAATGGCAGAAAATGACCCGATGCTGATCGGAGCGATGACAGCGCTGGACAATGCGGGCATCACCTACGGAACAGACGGTACCGCGCAGCTTATCAGCGCGGCGGACGGAAGCAAAGACGGCTATGACGCGATCAAAGAGGGCAAGATCCTGGCAATTGGAGAGAACAGCCCGGTTAAGATCGCGGAGCTGGGAATGCAGATTGCTCAGGAGATTCTGGTAGATGGTGAAGATCCAGAGTCTTACGACGACATTACAATGACAGAAGCAGCGGCCGTTACCGCGGAAAATGTAGATGAACATTACGATTACGGTTTTTAA
- a CDS encoding sugar ABC transporter ATP-binding protein has protein sequence MENVQYRLEMQHISKRFGGIQALNDVSVQVAPGEIHALIGENGAGKSTLIKILSGVYTRDSGTICIDGKQVNISSPLDAKMLGVSVIYQEFMLAPDLTVAENIFIDRLSGGKKFINWKKLREDAKEILKDLGFENIQVTDKVGRLSVAHQQIVEICKCLTRNAKILILDEPTAVLTVTEIDRLFSLVRLLKEKGVSIIFVSHHLNEIFELCDSYTVLKDGGFVKRGQVKDTTTEGLIQSMIGRELSQMFPKRNAKIGDVVLKVEHLNVGDKIKDISFEVRQGEVLGFSGLVGAGRTEVMRAVFGADVRSSGKVYFLGEELHAKEPKDAVKKGLGYLAEDRKSLGLLVNQSIKVNTTLTALKKVTNHGFIRRRYENQQVESLLKKMSTRYGGLNDDVNSLSGGNQQKISFAKWIWADCKCVIFDEPTRGVDVGAKVEIYEIINRLAEQGTAVIIVSSEMTEIIGTCDRAIIMSQGRITGDLKKEELTEDTIIKYAVKGD, from the coding sequence ATGGAGAATGTACAGTATCGGTTAGAAATGCAGCATATTAGTAAAAGATTTGGCGGAATACAGGCACTAAACGATGTTTCTGTCCAGGTGGCTCCAGGAGAGATCCATGCGCTGATCGGTGAAAACGGCGCCGGGAAATCCACCTTGATCAAGATACTGTCGGGCGTCTATACCCGCGATTCTGGAACTATATGCATAGACGGGAAGCAGGTAAATATATCCTCTCCATTAGATGCCAAAATGCTGGGGGTTTCTGTGATCTATCAGGAATTCATGCTGGCTCCGGATCTGACGGTAGCAGAAAATATTTTTATTGACCGTCTCTCCGGCGGTAAGAAATTTATTAATTGGAAGAAATTAAGGGAAGATGCAAAAGAGATCCTGAAAGATCTGGGATTTGAGAATATTCAGGTTACCGACAAGGTGGGACGGCTGAGCGTGGCTCACCAGCAGATCGTTGAGATCTGCAAGTGTCTGACGAGAAATGCCAAAATATTGATCCTGGATGAGCCTACTGCTGTATTAACGGTAACAGAGATCGACAGATTGTTTTCTCTGGTCCGTCTTTTAAAGGAAAAGGGAGTCAGCATTATCTTTGTTTCCCATCATTTGAATGAAATCTTTGAGCTGTGTGACTCTTATACGGTGTTAAAAGACGGTGGCTTTGTCAAGAGGGGGCAGGTGAAGGACACAACGACAGAAGGACTGATCCAGTCCATGATCGGACGGGAATTATCTCAGATGTTCCCCAAGAGGAACGCAAAGATCGGAGACGTTGTTTTAAAAGTCGAGCATTTGAACGTTGGAGACAAAATAAAGGATATCAGTTTTGAAGTAAGACAGGGAGAAGTCCTTGGATTTTCCGGCCTTGTAGGGGCGGGGAGAACGGAAGTCATGCGCGCGGTGTTTGGAGCTGACGTACGGAGTTCCGGGAAGGTTTATTTCCTAGGAGAAGAGCTGCATGCAAAAGAGCCAAAAGACGCGGTAAAGAAAGGACTTGGCTATCTGGCTGAGGACCGCAAGAGCCTGGGGCTTCTTGTAAACCAGAGTATTAAAGTGAATACGACTTTGACCGCTTTAAAGAAAGTCACAAACCACGGCTTTATCAGGCGCAGATATGAGAACCAGCAGGTAGAGTCTCTGCTGAAGAAGATGTCCACAAGATACGGAGGGCTGAATGACGATGTCAACAGCTTGAGCGGTGGAAACCAGCAGAAGATCAGCTTTGCCAAGTGGATCTGGGCGGACTGCAAATGCGTTATATTTGATGAACCTACCCGTGGTGTGGACGTTGGGGCAAAAGTAGAAATATATGAGATCATTAACCGTCTGGCGGAACAAGGGACGGCGGTTATCATTGTATCTTCAGAGATGACGGAGATCATCGGGACATGCGACCGGGCGATCATCATGTCACAGGGCAGGATCACCGGGGATCTGAAGAAAGAAGAACTGACTGAAGATACGATCATTAAGTATGCAGTGAAGGGAGACTAG
- a CDS encoding ABC transporter permease, whose amino-acid sequence MKKTSRIKQLLLDNNTYIIFLALFIICCLLSDKFFSYINLRNILLQQVSPILVALGMLMVILTGGIDLSVGSVMALGSSLTAVLATQMGIDWRVAILITLIAGIVMGAFTGFLVAYCNFQGFVASLAVMTIARGLAYTITNATPVNLERNTLNTLTSRDLGYPVIIITLLIFIAFVIVEKYTVYGRIVIAVGSNSEAVKLSGIRVKRYLLSVYVISGFLSMLAGIFIAARSNVGNSTIGEGQELDAIAACVIGGASLAGGKGSVTKTAIGALTLALIGNIMNLLSVPAYPQEIIMGFIIIVAVFLQVFTDRGKE is encoded by the coding sequence ATGAAAAAAACAAGCAGGATCAAGCAGCTGCTATTGGATAATAATACGTATATCATTTTTTTGGCGTTATTTATCATATGCTGTCTGCTTTCGGACAAATTCTTTTCTTACATAAACTTAAGGAATATTCTTTTGCAGCAGGTGAGCCCTATCCTGGTCGCGCTGGGGATGCTGATGGTCATACTGACAGGCGGGATCGATCTGTCAGTGGGAAGTGTTATGGCGCTGGGATCATCGCTGACAGCAGTTCTTGCCACACAGATGGGCATAGACTGGAGAGTGGCGATTCTGATCACATTGATCGCCGGAATTGTAATGGGAGCTTTTACCGGATTCTTAGTGGCTTACTGTAATTTCCAGGGATTTGTAGCGTCCCTTGCGGTCATGACTATTGCCAGGGGATTGGCGTATACGATCACCAACGCGACGCCGGTCAATCTGGAAAGAAATACATTAAACACATTGACCTCCAGAGATTTGGGATATCCGGTCATCATCATTACACTTTTGATCTTTATCGCATTTGTGATCGTAGAGAAATATACGGTTTATGGAAGGATCGTGATCGCTGTGGGAAGCAACAGCGAAGCCGTGAAGCTTTCCGGAATCCGTGTAAAAAGATATCTTCTGTCTGTATATGTGATCAGCGGATTCTTATCCATGCTGGCGGGGATTTTTATCGCGGCCAGGTCAAATGTAGGAAACTCCACGATCGGAGAAGGGCAGGAGCTGGATGCCATTGCGGCCTGCGTTATCGGCGGCGCCAGCCTGGCTGGAGGAAAGGGATCTGTCACAAAGACGGCCATCGGAGCATTGACACTTGCGTTGATCGGAAATATCATGAATCTTTTGTCTGTTCCTGCGTATCCACAGGAGATCATCATGGGATTCATCATTATCGTGGCTGTATTCCTTCAGGTATTTACAGACCGGGGAAAAGAATGA